One window of Deinococcus malanensis genomic DNA carries:
- a CDS encoding GntR family transcriptional regulator, translating to MRQEAESLEPLITLDLHSGVPLYLQLAESLKRAIDLGQLRPGDMLPPVRALASRLRIAPNTIVRAYASLQDAGMIESRAGAGTTVTARSHAPPAQQEALLREFQLITTRLLHAGVTPGTLQTLLQELTTSTEVTP from the coding sequence ATGCGACAAGAGGCTGAAAGCCTGGAGCCCCTGATCACGCTGGACCTGCACAGCGGCGTTCCGCTGTACCTGCAGCTTGCCGAGAGTCTGAAACGGGCCATTGACCTGGGTCAGCTGCGGCCCGGGGACATGCTTCCACCAGTCCGCGCCCTGGCTTCCCGCCTGCGGATTGCTCCCAACACCATCGTCCGGGCATACGCCTCATTGCAGGACGCCGGCATGATCGAGAGCCGCGCGGGAGCCGGCACCACCGTGACGGCCCGCTCCCATGCGCCCCCAGCCCAGCAGGAAGCGCTGCTGCGCGAGTTCCAGCTGATCACCACCCGACTGCTGCATGCCGGCGTCACCCCGGGCACCCTGCAGACGCTGCTGCAGGAGCTCACCACGTCCACGGAGGTCACCCCATGA
- a CDS encoding ABC transporter ATP-binding protein, which yields MMPVVLQAQALRTRRGKHIILDDCSMQVTQGSIYALLGPNGTGKSTLLRALLGLEPLQAGQVTMLGMDPSVSSSQVKEQVALVPTGGVLLPTHDAQAHFQVGARLHPMWNAEFALQTADLFGVPLRRAARHLSTGQRIGLALAYAFASQPRLLILDEPTNGLDPVHRQALLSRLAEYAADGGTVVLTSHVLAEVEGIADHVGFMHSGRVILEGETDALRDHHKTVQAIYQEAVPASVAGWLQTHHTPEHVQLDGPVVQIHASGNVDEVVRVLMSAQPLHLQVRPRPLEHLYASVMGGQA from the coding sequence ATGATGCCCGTTGTTCTACAGGCCCAGGCCCTCCGCACCCGGCGCGGGAAGCACATCATCCTCGACGACTGCTCCATGCAGGTGACCCAGGGCAGCATCTATGCCCTGCTGGGGCCCAACGGCACCGGCAAAAGCACCCTGCTCCGTGCCTTGCTGGGTCTGGAACCGTTGCAGGCTGGCCAGGTCACCATGTTGGGTATGGACCCCAGTGTCAGCTCCAGCCAGGTCAAGGAGCAGGTGGCGCTGGTACCGACCGGCGGAGTTCTGCTGCCCACACACGACGCGCAGGCGCATTTTCAGGTGGGAGCACGCCTGCACCCGATGTGGAACGCTGAATTTGCTCTGCAGACCGCTGACCTGTTCGGGGTTCCGCTGCGCCGCGCTGCCCGGCACCTGTCCACCGGGCAGCGCATCGGTCTGGCCCTGGCCTACGCCTTTGCCAGCCAGCCCAGGCTGCTCATTCTGGATGAGCCCACTAACGGCCTGGACCCGGTTCACCGTCAGGCGCTGCTGTCCCGGCTCGCCGAATACGCGGCCGACGGTGGCACGGTGGTTCTGACCTCCCACGTGCTGGCCGAGGTAGAAGGCATCGCGGACCACGTGGGGTTCATGCATTCCGGCCGGGTGATTCTGGAAGGCGAGACGGACGCGCTGCGCGATCACCACAAGACGGTGCAGGCCATCTACCAGGAAGCGGTGCCCGCGTCGGTGGCCGGATGGCTCCAGACCCACCACACGCCTGAGCACGTTCAGCTTGACGGACCGGTCGTGCAGATTCACGCCAGCGGCAACGTCGACGAGGTGGTCCGGGTGCTGATGAGTGCACAGCCACTGCACCTGCAGGTGCGCCCCCGGCCGCTCGAACATCTTTACGCCTCAGTGATGGGAGGACAGGCATGA
- the rsgA gene encoding ribosome small subunit-dependent GTPase A: protein MTDALQGLGWSDFFAEAAEPFLRDVSAGSEPGRIASVGRSSYQIWTEQGLEDALLAGTLRQEAPGQQVPVIGDWVVAERLEETQALRIQQVLPRRTTFARAVHGGTAEQIIAANVDVVFIVTTPDLDFDLPRLGRYVAAVQVSGAQPVVLLNKSDLVQDAAWYLEQVRRLGPDLPVHQVSAAHDGGLDTIRPYFTPGQTVALIGSSGVGKSTLTNRLLGQEVASTGSVRETDQQGRHTTTGRTLYRVPGGGLLIDNPGLRDIAVWDADSRSVNFDVLEELATKCRFRKCTHTTEPGCAVQRAVQKGQLDAQVLTAFHEAQGQPVRRPKKR, encoded by the coding sequence ATGACTGACGCTCTTCAGGGCCTGGGTTGGTCTGACTTCTTTGCGGAGGCTGCAGAGCCGTTCCTGCGCGATGTGTCTGCTGGCTCTGAGCCTGGACGTATTGCCAGCGTAGGGCGCTCTTCCTATCAGATCTGGACAGAGCAGGGCCTGGAAGATGCCCTGCTCGCCGGAACGCTGCGACAGGAGGCGCCGGGTCAGCAGGTGCCGGTGATCGGGGACTGGGTTGTGGCCGAGCGTCTGGAAGAGACGCAGGCCCTGCGTATTCAGCAGGTGCTGCCCCGGCGCACCACCTTTGCCCGGGCAGTCCACGGTGGCACGGCAGAGCAGATCATTGCAGCCAACGTGGATGTTGTGTTTATCGTGACCACGCCGGACCTGGACTTCGACCTGCCGCGCCTGGGCCGCTATGTGGCAGCCGTGCAGGTCAGCGGTGCCCAGCCGGTCGTGTTGCTCAACAAATCCGACCTGGTGCAGGACGCGGCGTGGTATCTGGAGCAGGTCAGACGTCTGGGCCCCGACCTGCCGGTGCATCAGGTTTCGGCGGCCCACGATGGTGGACTGGACACCATTCGGCCCTACTTCACGCCCGGTCAGACCGTGGCCCTGATCGGCTCGTCCGGGGTGGGCAAATCCACGCTGACCAACCGTCTCCTGGGCCAGGAAGTCGCCTCTACCGGCAGCGTGCGGGAAACTGACCAGCAGGGCCGCCACACCACCACTGGACGGACCCTTTACCGGGTGCCTGGCGGCGGGTTGCTGATCGATAACCCCGGCCTGCGGGATATCGCCGTCTGGGACGCCGATTCGCGCAGCGTCAATTTTGATGTGCTCGAGGAACTGGCAACCAAATGCCGCTTCCGCAAATGCACCCACACCACAGAACCGGGGTGCGCGGTTCAGCGCGCAGTTCAGAAAGGGCAGCTCGACGCGCAGGTGCTGACCGCATTCCATGAGGCCCAGGGGCAACCGGTGCGGCGGCCCAAAAAGCGCTGA
- a CDS encoding SDR family NAD(P)-dependent oxidoreductase — MTPLLRGKVALVTGASRGIGRGIALGLGEAGATVYVTGRTLTGRSAHMPFLSGSLEHTAQEVTELGGLGIAVQCDHTDDAQTRAVVDRIRQEHGRLDVLVNNVWGGYEGLHIWDERGEKWNAPFWEQPTSIWDDMFASGVRAHYVTSQCAAPLLIEARGLLVGISFFAATRHQDTEGIPYFLAKTATDRMALAMANHLHPHGVTSVSLYPGLVRTEGILRAPEGAFDLSNSESPQFIGRAVAALASDPNVFGRTGQVLVAAELGDRYGFTDTDGKRPRSLRSEWEG, encoded by the coding sequence ATGACACCACTGCTTCGGGGGAAGGTCGCCCTCGTGACGGGCGCGTCGCGCGGCATCGGCCGTGGCATCGCCCTCGGACTCGGCGAGGCAGGAGCGACCGTGTACGTTACAGGCCGCACGCTGACAGGCCGCTCGGCACACATGCCCTTTCTTTCGGGCAGCCTCGAGCACACCGCGCAGGAGGTCACCGAACTCGGCGGCCTGGGGATCGCCGTGCAATGCGACCACACCGATGACGCCCAGACCCGCGCCGTGGTGGACCGCATCCGGCAGGAGCACGGACGGCTCGACGTCCTGGTCAACAACGTCTGGGGCGGCTATGAAGGCCTGCACATCTGGGACGAGCGCGGTGAGAAATGGAACGCACCCTTCTGGGAACAGCCGACGTCCATCTGGGACGACATGTTCGCGTCAGGCGTCCGGGCCCATTACGTCACGAGCCAGTGTGCCGCGCCGCTGCTGATCGAGGCGCGTGGCCTGCTCGTGGGCATCTCATTCTTCGCGGCGACGCGTCACCAGGACACCGAAGGCATTCCGTATTTTCTGGCGAAGACTGCCACCGACCGGATGGCCCTGGCGATGGCCAACCACCTGCACCCGCATGGTGTAACGAGCGTGAGCCTTTACCCGGGCCTGGTGCGGACCGAGGGCATCCTGCGTGCGCCAGAGGGGGCGTTCGACCTGTCAAATTCCGAGTCGCCCCAGTTCATCGGCCGCGCGGTTGCGGCCCTGGCGAGTGACCCGAACGTGTTCGGCAGGACGGGGCAGGTGCTGGTGGCTGCCGAACTTGGTGACAGGTATGGCTTTACGGACACCGACGGAAAGCGGCCCAGGTCTCTGCGCTCAGAATGGGAGGGGTGA
- a CDS encoding ATP-binding protein: MIGTPFWRLTLFGKPQLVSPDGRVMRCEGKTLALLAYLALEGPTSRARLTGLLWPGTEETPARNNLVHLLRRTHKAYGEELVQGQEMLTLSQAVHCNNSWITGKPDTAVQVSQVSMNTLLDGVDYDDLPDLADWLLAERERFEASRLQAFQRQIQHLEETGEIVEATLLAERLVETDPLSEDGWRRLMRLRYQAGDRPAALKAYRRCKDILRRDLGVEPSAASRDLARAIDLGTVDVAPTRRRLPLAVLRPPRLIARDDAWALMEEAWAAGRQIFITGDPGSGKTRLAQDFLRGKGTWLYLPGRPGDQDVPFASAARNARARLAAAPHVTLPGWVRRELSRLLPELHGDQDLPPLTAESDRHTFFLAHLEMTRLTAPGFAATLNDDVQYYDPATTELGAFMFSHALSQEGQGNFPRFISVYRRGELRPAQQATVERMVNAGLAVRIELTPLDREAIGTLLSDLQLPPPRSGEHMPKEILVERLYHATGGNPQFVLETMRHIVETSEAGLLSKPSGLARGFEELLRGRLTRLSENALHTARAAAVLQVDFTPEQIAEVLGTTLLDTAGAWDELDAAQIVAGDSFSHDLIAEAVLSGTPEPVRKVLHRAAARTLAGHGAPPTRIARHWQEGGDVRQAAPWLLAAARLAGTQGRPTEAADFYAQAAHAFETTGQGEQAQVAWEEHAQLAHPEQPPR; encoded by the coding sequence ATGATAGGCACGCCCTTCTGGCGGCTGACGCTGTTCGGCAAGCCGCAGCTCGTCAGCCCCGACGGCCGGGTGATGCGGTGTGAGGGCAAAACCCTCGCGCTGCTCGCCTATCTGGCACTGGAAGGTCCCACATCTCGCGCGCGGTTGACCGGGCTGCTCTGGCCCGGCACTGAGGAGACGCCAGCCCGGAACAACCTCGTTCACCTGCTGCGCCGCACACACAAGGCGTATGGCGAGGAACTGGTGCAGGGTCAGGAAATGCTGACCCTGAGTCAGGCAGTGCACTGTAACAACTCATGGATCACGGGAAAACCGGACACCGCGGTGCAGGTCAGTCAGGTGTCCATGAACACCCTGCTCGATGGGGTGGACTATGACGACCTGCCGGACCTGGCCGACTGGCTGCTTGCCGAGCGCGAGCGTTTTGAGGCCTCACGCCTTCAGGCCTTCCAGCGGCAGATCCAGCATCTGGAAGAGACAGGTGAGATCGTGGAAGCGACTCTGCTGGCAGAGAGGCTTGTCGAAACCGACCCGCTCTCAGAAGACGGCTGGAGGCGCCTGATGCGGCTGCGCTACCAGGCGGGCGACCGGCCGGCGGCCCTCAAGGCCTACCGCCGCTGTAAGGACATCCTGCGCCGCGACCTGGGGGTGGAGCCCTCGGCAGCCAGCCGGGACCTGGCCCGCGCTATCGACCTGGGCACCGTCGACGTGGCGCCCACCCGGAGGCGCCTGCCGCTCGCAGTGCTGCGGCCACCGCGGCTGATTGCCCGGGACGACGCCTGGGCTCTGATGGAAGAGGCCTGGGCCGCCGGCCGGCAGATCTTCATCACTGGTGACCCTGGCTCGGGCAAAACGCGGCTGGCTCAGGACTTCCTGCGCGGCAAAGGAACCTGGCTGTACTTGCCGGGCCGACCCGGCGATCAGGATGTACCTTTTGCCAGCGCAGCGCGCAATGCCCGCGCCCGGCTGGCGGCAGCCCCCCACGTGACGCTGCCCGGCTGGGTCCGGCGGGAGCTGTCGCGGCTGCTGCCCGAACTGCACGGGGACCAGGACCTCCCGCCGCTGACCGCTGAATCCGACCGGCACACATTTTTCCTGGCCCACCTGGAAATGACGCGACTCACGGCACCCGGCTTCGCCGCCACCCTCAACGACGACGTGCAGTACTACGATCCAGCCACCACTGAACTCGGGGCGTTCATGTTCTCGCATGCCCTGTCCCAGGAAGGACAGGGGAACTTTCCACGCTTCATTTCGGTCTACCGGCGGGGAGAACTGCGGCCAGCACAGCAGGCCACGGTCGAGCGGATGGTCAATGCGGGCCTGGCGGTCCGCATCGAGCTGACACCGCTGGACAGGGAGGCCATCGGCACGCTGCTCAGCGACCTTCAGCTTCCGCCGCCACGCAGCGGCGAGCATATGCCGAAAGAAATCCTGGTCGAGCGCTTGTACCACGCGACCGGAGGCAATCCTCAGTTCGTGCTGGAGACCATGCGGCACATCGTCGAGACCAGCGAGGCGGGACTTCTTTCGAAACCATCGGGCCTTGCACGAGGCTTTGAGGAGCTGCTCCGGGGGCGCCTGACGCGTCTGTCGGAAAATGCCCTGCACACGGCCCGGGCGGCGGCCGTGCTGCAGGTTGACTTCACCCCCGAACAGATTGCGGAAGTGCTGGGCACGACCCTGCTCGACACGGCAGGGGCCTGGGACGAGCTGGACGCCGCGCAGATCGTGGCCGGTGATAGCTTCAGTCATGACCTGATTGCCGAAGCAGTCCTCTCAGGAACCCCCGAACCGGTGCGCAAGGTCCTGCACCGCGCCGCAGCACGCACACTCGCCGGGCACGGCGCGCCGCCCACCCGCATCGCGCGTCACTGGCAGGAGGGTGGGGACGTGCGCCAGGCTGCTCCCTGGCTGCTGGCCGCCGCCCGCCTCGCCGGCACCCAAGGGCGTCCCACCGAGGCGGCAGACTTCTATGCGCAGGCAGCACACGCCTTTGAGACCACCGGACAGGGCGAACAGGCACAGGTGGCCTGGGAAGAACACGCGCAGCTGGCCCACCCGGAGCAGCCCCCCCGGTAG
- a CDS encoding tetratricopeptide repeat protein: MTHTSHRHLSPVLTGLAAVLACTSAPAASAQEVTLSSWADVQSALLDSTLQQMLNVEYTRRFGGTTQGSPSGAPTREALQQGIANLQKLLSDMSRDNPQRVHSERVLAALQARLDATPRTPAPGATSGPGCLKPPTLSDALSNARTFAHGKLGADGAAQLRSAARSAETASSIAAAAAMSRRPQVALAALLEAHAQAPKAAAHLVNAAGVASLLGLPCEALTFLDAAQKLPPGDGGMFVPEAVRLNNRGHALIALKRAQEAEPLLRKALTLDPLLAEARRNLAFSLKAQGKEEEALRFYRLGQKRNPALARPPAATPPAQTGPGTPAPQVAVQNAGAWWPPAKDVYDLSRGVGWKLPQLPYPQYPWDGMAFHERVKGLKVIIDRRVRARTARMDEIVRQLQDRARTQTDFSPDNALASSRIGNIRSRIDAITADPSVAHGWQLVHETINRDDHNAMFNPYQTGAPHNQQKVYLSPTTAAGVMETALLRLNEEERYEIEPCKSDQACSRPIAEKYDRKRCDVFQEATNSWRRSALLVDGAVAEVWDPTFKLMTGLAANISDPLHYELVRLSLENHADRLLDHRLLSVAISPGALWHRYKSTDWQIECRDRAPAEIGEINIATPDSWSCDFGGPYKMKVDLVLAKLSFNCEKIALEVSPLKASALIFEVGAFGEVEYAFQGTITVGMGVKAGTTGSTSSTGSMGVKGGVYVSLDTGGQIVDVGVKGSVSSGVTRGPVGVDMTANGKFSFIAG; the protein is encoded by the coding sequence ATGACCCACACATCCCACCGACACCTCAGCCCGGTCCTTACCGGACTGGCCGCGGTGCTTGCCTGCACCTCGGCGCCTGCGGCTTCCGCTCAGGAAGTCACGCTTTCCTCCTGGGCGGACGTTCAGTCCGCGCTTCTGGACAGCACGCTGCAGCAGATGCTGAATGTGGAGTACACCCGGCGCTTTGGCGGAACCACCCAGGGGTCGCCGTCGGGCGCACCTACCCGTGAGGCGCTGCAGCAAGGCATCGCCAACCTGCAGAAGCTGCTCTCGGACATGTCCAGGGACAACCCGCAGCGAGTCCATTCCGAGCGGGTGCTCGCAGCCCTGCAGGCCCGCCTGGACGCGACGCCCAGGACCCCAGCGCCAGGTGCCACGAGCGGTCCGGGCTGCCTGAAGCCTCCCACGCTGAGCGACGCCCTCTCCAACGCACGGACATTCGCGCACGGCAAGCTCGGCGCAGACGGCGCGGCACAGCTCAGGAGCGCGGCCCGCAGCGCCGAAACAGCCAGTTCCATCGCCGCCGCCGCCGCCATGAGTCGCCGGCCTCAGGTGGCGCTCGCTGCCCTCCTGGAAGCGCACGCCCAGGCACCGAAAGCGGCGGCACACCTCGTGAATGCCGCTGGGGTAGCAAGCCTGCTGGGGCTGCCGTGCGAAGCCCTGACCTTCCTCGACGCTGCTCAGAAGCTGCCGCCCGGCGACGGAGGGATGTTCGTGCCGGAGGCCGTACGCCTGAACAACCGTGGGCATGCCCTCATCGCCCTGAAACGGGCCCAGGAGGCCGAACCTTTGCTCCGAAAGGCGCTTACACTGGACCCGCTGCTGGCGGAAGCCAGACGCAATCTGGCGTTCAGCCTCAAAGCCCAGGGCAAGGAGGAGGAAGCCCTACGCTTCTACCGCCTGGGACAGAAGCGCAACCCGGCCCTCGCCAGGCCCCCTGCCGCCACGCCGCCTGCGCAGACCGGCCCGGGCACACCTGCACCGCAGGTTGCTGTCCAGAACGCCGGTGCCTGGTGGCCTCCTGCGAAGGACGTGTACGACCTGTCCCGGGGTGTGGGTTGGAAGCTGCCACAGCTGCCGTACCCGCAGTACCCCTGGGATGGTATGGCCTTTCATGAGCGCGTGAAAGGTCTGAAAGTTATTATCGATAGGCGCGTACGCGCCCGCACGGCGCGTATGGACGAGATTGTCAGGCAGTTGCAGGACCGTGCCCGCACCCAGACGGATTTCTCACCGGATAACGCGCTGGCCAGTTCACGCATCGGAAACATCCGGAGCCGAATTGATGCGATCACGGCCGATCCAAGCGTGGCGCATGGCTGGCAGCTCGTGCACGAGACCATTAACCGCGATGACCATAACGCCATGTTCAATCCCTATCAGACTGGTGCGCCACATAACCAACAAAAGGTGTACCTCAGCCCCACCACTGCGGCCGGCGTCATGGAGACAGCCCTGTTGCGCCTGAATGAGGAGGAACGATACGAAATCGAGCCCTGCAAAAGCGACCAGGCCTGTTCACGTCCCATAGCCGAGAAATACGACCGGAAGCGCTGCGACGTCTTTCAGGAAGCTACCAACAGCTGGCGCCGCTCGGCCCTGCTGGTGGACGGCGCTGTCGCTGAGGTCTGGGACCCGACCTTTAAACTGATGACTGGCCTCGCGGCAAATATTTCCGACCCGCTGCACTACGAGTTGGTCCGCCTGAGCTTGGAGAATCACGCTGACAGGCTGCTGGACCATAGGCTTCTCAGCGTGGCGATCAGCCCAGGGGCCTTATGGCACCGCTATAAAAGCACCGACTGGCAGATCGAATGCCGTGACCGTGCACCTGCCGAAATTGGGGAGATCAACATTGCCACGCCCGACTCGTGGTCCTGTGATTTCGGCGGACCGTACAAGATGAAGGTGGACCTGGTGCTGGCCAAGCTCAGCTTCAACTGCGAGAAGATCGCGCTGGAGGTTTCGCCGCTCAAGGCTAGCGCCCTGATCTTCGAGGTCGGAGCGTTTGGGGAAGTGGAGTACGCCTTTCAGGGCACGATCACCGTGGGAATGGGGGTCAAGGCCGGCACTACGGGCAGCACCAGCAGTACCGGCAGCATGGGTGTCAAAGGCGGCGTGTACGTGTCACTTGACACAGGCGGACAGATTGTAGACGTGGGAGTCAAAGGATCGGTGTCGTCGGGCGTGACCCGAGGGCCAGTGGGGGTGGACATGACTGCAAACGGGAAATTCAGCTTCATCGCCGGGTGA
- a CDS encoding BTAD domain-containing putative transcriptional regulator produces the protein MTVQGQWQLTVLGEPRLVAPDGRQVRCEGRTLAMLTYLALEGPTPRSRLAGLLWPDNTEAVSRNNLVQLLRRFAQSCRAELVHAQEPLALAPTVQVDLEPLLALPQSDQADGDVLDGTLLQGVSLDIPEFEEWLGAERERLDALRVRRLAQAAQHCENQGEWAAATRLIQRLLQLDPLSEDAWRRLMRLHYLSGDPAAALAAYGQCAEVLRADLQVEPLPETQALAADIARGGVLPAAMPPRPLVPVSVLRPPVLVGREDAWRRMEEAWAQGQLIFVSGEPGMGKTRLIADFAASKGRVLALEGRPGDDFAPFTATARNIRRILRANPGLELGSTVREVLSPLVPELGEAHAPRPQLDGRLLEAVGHVFGLGLRDVDVLTVDDMQYCDLATIEAGFLLFGSAFPLGGSSGIPHVICAHRSGEMTPDGEAFIRRQVAEGKAVLIELQALDEGFVRRLVDELAVPDLAALSPRLAQFTGGNPQFLLETVRHLIEKDGLRSVTGRLPLPPKVAEVLTRRLQGLSTGALQAARAAAVLQSDYTFDLVAEVLGAPLLTAADAWAELEAAHIMHGDRFSHDLVYEAVAAGMPAAVGRLLHRSAARVLSGHGVPAGRVARHWLSGGDPARAAPLLLEAAGEAAATGRLREADDLYSLAVSALTTTGDQEGVRQVQMLRATLNMTPAVLQGEPPLPPSV, from the coding sequence ATGACAGTGCAGGGCCAATGGCAGTTGACGGTGCTTGGTGAGCCCCGACTGGTGGCGCCAGATGGCCGCCAGGTGCGCTGCGAGGGCCGGACCCTGGCCATGCTGACCTATCTGGCGCTGGAAGGCCCTACGCCACGCTCGCGTCTGGCCGGCCTGCTGTGGCCGGATAACACTGAAGCGGTATCGCGCAACAACCTGGTGCAGCTGCTGCGCCGTTTTGCCCAGAGCTGCCGGGCAGAGCTGGTTCACGCGCAGGAACCGCTCGCGCTGGCCCCAACCGTGCAGGTGGACCTGGAGCCGTTGCTGGCACTGCCCCAGTCAGACCAGGCGGACGGAGACGTGCTGGACGGGACGCTGCTGCAGGGCGTGTCGCTGGATATTCCCGAGTTCGAGGAGTGGCTGGGTGCCGAACGCGAGCGCCTGGACGCCCTGCGCGTCCGCCGACTGGCCCAGGCCGCCCAGCACTGCGAGAATCAGGGTGAGTGGGCCGCAGCCACCCGACTTATCCAGCGCCTGTTACAGCTTGACCCGCTCTCCGAAGACGCCTGGCGCCGGTTGATGAGGCTGCACTACCTGAGCGGCGATCCTGCGGCGGCCCTCGCGGCCTACGGGCAGTGCGCCGAAGTTCTGCGCGCGGACCTACAGGTTGAGCCGCTGCCGGAAACGCAGGCCCTGGCCGCAGATATTGCGCGTGGTGGCGTGCTGCCTGCCGCCATGCCACCACGTCCGCTGGTGCCGGTCAGCGTGCTGCGGCCACCGGTGCTGGTTGGGCGTGAGGACGCCTGGAGGCGCATGGAAGAGGCCTGGGCGCAGGGTCAGCTGATCTTTGTCAGCGGTGAGCCGGGCATGGGCAAAACGCGTCTGATCGCCGATTTTGCCGCTTCCAAGGGGCGAGTGCTGGCGCTCGAGGGCAGGCCCGGAGACGACTTTGCTCCGTTTACCGCCACGGCCCGCAACATCCGCCGGATTCTCAGGGCCAATCCTGGCCTGGAGCTTGGCAGTACGGTGAGAGAGGTGTTGAGCCCGCTGGTGCCCGAACTGGGTGAGGCCCACGCGCCGCGTCCCCAGCTTGACGGGCGGCTGCTTGAGGCAGTCGGGCATGTCTTCGGGCTGGGCCTGCGTGACGTGGACGTACTGACGGTGGACGACATGCAGTACTGCGACCTCGCCACCATCGAGGCTGGCTTTCTGCTGTTCGGCTCTGCCTTTCCGCTGGGAGGAAGCAGCGGCATCCCCCACGTGATCTGCGCCCACCGCAGCGGCGAGATGACGCCCGACGGCGAGGCGTTCATCCGCCGTCAGGTGGCCGAGGGCAAAGCCGTTCTGATCGAGTTGCAGGCGCTGGACGAAGGCTTTGTGCGGCGCCTGGTCGACGAACTCGCCGTCCCGGATCTGGCTGCGCTTTCGCCGCGACTGGCTCAGTTCACAGGCGGCAACCCGCAGTTTCTGCTTGAAACGGTCCGGCACCTGATTGAAAAGGACGGCCTGCGCAGCGTGACCGGCCGTTTGCCCCTGCCTCCCAAGGTTGCCGAGGTGCTGACGCGCCGCCTGCAGGGCCTGTCCACTGGAGCCCTGCAGGCGGCGCGGGCTGCGGCTGTCCTGCAAAGCGACTATACCTTCGACCTCGTGGCCGAAGTGCTGGGCGCGCCACTGCTGACGGCCGCGGACGCCTGGGCCGAGCTTGAAGCCGCGCACATCATGCATGGAGACCGGTTCAGCCATGATCTTGTCTACGAGGCGGTCGCGGCCGGTATGCCGGCAGCTGTTGGGCGCCTGCTTCACCGCAGCGCCGCACGGGTACTCTCGGGGCACGGCGTACCGGCTGGTCGTGTGGCCCGTCACTGGCTCAGCGGTGGTGACCCGGCCCGTGCGGCGCCCCTGCTGCTGGAAGCGGCCGGTGAGGCTGCGGCAACCGGCCGGTTGCGTGAAGCGGACGACCTATACAGTCTGGCGGTCTCGGCATTGACGACCACTGGCGATCAGGAGGGCGTGCGTCAGGTCCAGATGCTGCGGGCGACTCTGAACATGACGCCCGCAGTGCTCCAGGGCGAGCCGCCGCTGCCTCCATCTGTCTGA
- a CDS encoding MFS transporter — protein MTARADPYAALRFPEFRALLLAGVGSSLASRMLAVAIGYQVYQLTRSPLALGWLGLIEAIPALGLALLGGHYADRLDRRTILLVTRMAFTVCVALMAVVSHQGGPNTLGLLYGLVFMAGIARGFGDPAASAFETRIVPPGAFVNASSWLGSVGQASSIIGPALGGVLLASWSATGTYALVTALALASWFGLWRIAPKPQPEPAVKERVWDSMLSGIRFVRRDPVIVGSMALDLFAVLFGGMVALLPVFASDILKVGPRGLGLMLAAPAVGALLVMLWATRHPPVRNSGRTLLLGVAGFGVSIIVFALSNHFLLSLVALFFTGVFDGVNMVIRKAILRLRTPDHMRGRVAAVSLVFIGSSNELGALESGVAASVFGTARSVWLGGIVTLLVVGIVALRVPSLRRLHLDDPADEARAQAEPA, from the coding sequence TTGACTGCGCGAGCTGATCCCTACGCCGCCCTGCGGTTCCCCGAATTCCGTGCCCTGCTACTGGCCGGTGTGGGGTCTTCGCTGGCCAGCCGCATGCTGGCGGTGGCCATCGGGTATCAGGTGTACCAGCTCACGCGCAGTCCGCTGGCCCTGGGCTGGCTGGGATTGATCGAGGCCATCCCGGCCCTGGGCCTGGCCCTGCTAGGAGGTCACTACGCTGACCGTCTGGACCGGCGCACCATCCTGCTGGTGACGAGGATGGCCTTTACCGTGTGCGTCGCCCTGATGGCCGTGGTTTCCCATCAGGGCGGTCCGAATACACTGGGACTGCTGTATGGCCTGGTGTTCATGGCCGGGATTGCCCGGGGCTTCGGTGACCCGGCCGCCTCGGCCTTCGAGACGCGGATCGTGCCGCCTGGAGCTTTCGTGAACGCGTCGTCGTGGCTGGGCAGTGTGGGTCAGGCCAGCTCCATCATCGGGCCAGCGCTGGGCGGAGTGCTGCTGGCCTCCTGGAGTGCGACCGGCACCTATGCCCTGGTCACCGCGCTGGCACTGGCGTCGTGGTTCGGGCTGTGGCGTATTGCTCCCAAGCCTCAGCCCGAACCGGCTGTCAAGGAGCGCGTCTGGGACAGCATGCTCAGCGGTATCCGGTTTGTGCGGCGTGATCCGGTCATTGTGGGCTCCATGGCACTGGACCTGTTCGCGGTGCTGTTCGGTGGAATGGTGGCGCTGCTGCCGGTCTTTGCCAGCGACATTCTGAAGGTGGGGCCACGCGGCCTGGGCCTGATGCTTGCGGCTCCGGCAGTGGGCGCCCTGCTGGTCATGCTGTGGGCCACCCGTCACCCACCCGTGCGCAACAGCGGCCGCACGTTGCTGCTGGGTGTCGCCGGATTTGGGGTCAGCATTATCGTGTTCGCGCTGTCCAATCATTTTCTGCTGTCCCTGGTGGCCCTGTTTTTCACCGGAGTCTTCGACGGGGTCAATATGGTGATCCGCAAGGCTATCTTGCGCCTGCGCACGCCCGACCACATGCGCGGGCGCGTGGCAGCCGTCAGCCTGGTCTTTATCGGGTCGAGCAATGAACTCGGCGCCCTGGAAAGCGGGGTGGCGGCCAGCGTGTTCGGCACCGCTCGTTCGGTGTGGCTCGGCGGAATCGTCACACTGCTGGTGGTGGGGATAGTGGCCCTCCGCGTGCCCAGCCTGAGGAGGCTGCACCTGGACGATCCGGCAGATGAGGCTCGTGCTCAGGCAGAACCGGCGTAG